DNA from Canis lupus baileyi chromosome 6, mCanLup2.hap1, whole genome shotgun sequence:
tttagaaaggtGTTTGCAAAAAAAGAGCACAAGAAGAGAtaccaactttatttatttacttacttactaagatttttaaaaatttatttattcatgagagacatagagagaggcagagacataggcagagggagaagcaggctccatgcagggagctcaatgtgggacttgatcccagatcccggatcatgccctgagccaaaggcagatagatgctcaaccgctgatccCCCACTTaggtgtccctgggtggctcaactttAAAGAAATAGTTACTAAGACAACATAGATAAAAAGTGATCTGGAAGCCtgcaagaaagaaatggaagggaaaaaaatattccagagaTTAGtattaaaaagcagagaaaacaatTAGGTATATGGAAGACAGGTTTGAGATAGTTTTGCAATATtagatatagataaataaaaagaataaagagttaAGAATGTTCAAGAAAACAGTATGaatggagacagaaaatagacAGTAATCAACAACCAGGAAAGTATAATACAATGAGTTATTAACCATAACAATGGGTTATAATAATGGGGAATTGGTTAGTGTATAGTCAGCTAGGGCTGACATAACAGGTACCACAGACTGGTTGGCTTcacaacagaaatttttttttaaagattttatttatttatttatttggaagagagagagagggaggggcagagggagaagcatgctccccactgaacagagagcttgatgtggagctccaccccaggactctgggatcataaccagagccaaaatgcagaggcttaactgactgagctacctagacGCCcccagaaattcattttctcacataTTTCTGGAGAAATCAGCAGAGTTGATTCATTTCAAGGCCATTCTCCTTGGAttatagatggctgtcttctctccctgtcttcacatggtcttccttctgtgtctgtgtccaaatttcctcttcttataaggacaccagtcatatttgATTAGcacccaccctaatgaccttattttaattaattacctCTCTAAAgaccatattttcaaatatgttcaCATTCTGAGATATTGATAGTTAAGACTTAACAGTATGAATTTTGGTAGAACACAGTTCAGCCCGTAACAGCTAGTAAGGAGTAAAAAGAATGCTAAATACGTAAATAATGGATATAGGTAGCAGCTACCATCCCTAGGAATAAGGTATGTTGTTAGTCAAGAAAGATAGGTTATCCAAACTCTGGAAAACCTTCTCTTTCACCCAAGTCCAAGGTCCAAATATTGTGGAGAGGATGTGCTGTGGTTCAGTGTAAGGGGAAGTTCACCAAGGCTGTGGAGTTGTGTAGCAATCCTCTACTAACATGGTGCCGGCCAATGAAGGAGAAATGTTTATAGGGTCCATCTTCATTATTACAGAACAGGTGGTAAAGGATAAATCTGGAGAGTAGAGGCAGAGGATGTTCCATCTTATTTACCATTGGTATCCCTGAAGAAGAAATGGCAACAAATGGGACAGAAAATGTAGAAGAGGGGCAAACCCTTCAAGGACAGGCATTCAACAAATTATAGGAGTATATACTATGTATGTGTTCTGTTGAATTGACTTGTTCATGCACAAAGTAATTTTATGTAATCAAACATATTATTTAAGAAAGGTCTTAGTTGTACTTTACATGCAAGGAAAGGGAAAAGTCATTTGAGGGAGGCAGTAGGTAGATCCTTAGATATTATAGGTCTTGTTTTGGGCAAATGGCTAACGTTGAGGTTCACCAAGTAGTGTGTCTTTGTGGTATGTAGGGACATGAAGATGTTAACACCAAGCTAAATCCAGTCATTGAACATCTTTTATTGccctattttaaatttgtttgaatTTGAATATCTCTCAGTAAAGTGATATATATGAATGTGATTATTGGAGTGCTGTGGGTAAAGTTCTCATTATATTTGGGTATTTAAACCACATTCTGTACTACATTACTTGCCTACAACAATATTGAGTGGATGCTCAAATTTTTGTTAACTAAGATGATTATTAGATCCTGAAAGATTAAAGGGATACATGGAAAATTTCAGAGTTTTGCTTGGCTTACTCTGCTCAATTACAATGCTAGGTTTTGTAATCTCAGTTTGTTGAGGGGTTAGAGTCAATGTTAGCTTATAAATTATATGATCGGGTATGCAACTTCGCTATATACAAGAGTGGAAAAATCACCATGATTAgaggaaattaaaagaattattatagACTTCCTTGATCAAATCTGAACAAATCAATTTGAAAATCTGTTCAGATTAGAGTTTTTTTAAGGAAAACGTAAATCGCCAAAATTAATGAGAGAGAAGACATAAAATGTAAACAGACTGCTTTTCTTGGAAGAAATAGAGATGCTCACATGTGGTATTTTTCAAACCTCTGAAGAATAAATAATCCCAGTGTATTTCACTTGTTCCAATGTACAGAGAACAAAAGCTTTCAGGTATTCTCTATGGTGCCAGAAAGCAATTATTCCAAACTTGATAAAGGTGgtacagtaaaaaaagaaagtcattgaCAAATGTAACTTTTGGatatcaaaactttaaaaaagtcctAGTAGCATCCATTAgtgatttaaaagaataatatataacaAGCAAAGTTCCTGTCAGGAATGATCATTGGTTGAATATTAAGAAATCTTCTGATTTAATTCATACATTAATAAGTTAAAGGGTTTAAAAACATAgtgctatctttttttcttttttaaagtaggctccacactcattgtggagtccaatgcagggcttgaacttaaaaccatgagatcaagacctgagtgcaGATCAACTCAGGTGCTCCCACAGAGTGCTATCTTTATAGATGCTGAGAGGCATTtggtaattctttttattttattttatttattttatttttttaaagattttatttatttattcatgagagtcacagagagagagtggcagagacagaggcagagagagaagcaggctccatgcagggagcccaatgtgggactcgatcccaggactccaggacacaccctgggcagaaggcaggcactaaaccgctgagccatccagggatccggGCATTTGgtaattcaacatccattcataagaaaacaaaaacaaaaagacaataatagcaagattttaattctattttaaacaaGGTAAATTAATAATTCACCTAAGGTCACAGAAGCAGTAAAGATGGAGTTGGGTTTGGGCCTTTGTGCAGAGGTCACTTAATCTTATACCCCTGCAAACACTAGTGCTTCCCAGACTTCTTCATGTTTTGGTACACAtaagaattgaaaatatttttgtggcaCACTGGGAAATCAAAGCAAGGCTGCTTGTAGAACCACCAGCTTAGGGCTTGGGCTGCCTCAGTTCTGACTATACTGCCTCATGGACTAAAGAGTCAATATTTTGGCACATCTGTAACTTGAAGAGGTTATTGACTATACATATAGACTTAAAATATTAGGGGAATTCTTTCCAACTAGGGCCCGGCAGAATGGCTCCCGCAAAGAAGGGTGGTGAGAAGAAGGGCCGTTCTGCCATCAATGAGGTATTGACCAGAGAATACACCATCAACATTCACAAACGTATCCATGGAGTGGGTTTCAAGAAGCGTGCCCCTTTGGCACTCAAAGAGATCCAGAAAtttgccatgaaggagatgggaactccagatgtCTGCATTGACACCAGGCTCACCAAAgctgtctgggccaaaggaataaggaatgttccatacTGTATCCGTGTGCAGTTGTCCAGAAACCGAAACAAAAATGAAGATTCACCAAAGAAGCTCTACACGCTGGTTACCTACGTACTtgtcaccactttcaaaaatctacagactgttaatgtggatgagaactaattgctgattgtcaaataaaggtataaaactgcaaaaaaaaatattagggaaaTTCTATGTGGTAAAGGAGACATTTCAAATCAATGCGGTAAAAAgggattatttattaatttggaaTTGGAACTTTCTGTTTGGGGAAAAACATAGCTGAATCTGTCAACTTCTAAGTTGTcagaaataagtggaaaaaagaaagtaaggaaaatgtatatgtttaaaatattaataattttggtGTAAGGAAGAATTTTCTATGATATAAAAGcacaaaggtagaaaaaaatactcataaatatctatataccaaagagaaagaagctttctggggtgcctgggtgacttggttggttaagcatctaaaccttttttttttttaagattttatttattcatgagagacacacagagagaggcagagacataggcagagggagaagcaggctcctcacagagagctcgatgtgggactccatcccaggaccatgagatcacgacTGAGGCAGCCCAAGCCCTAAAattgaaggcagaccctcaactgctgagccacccaggcatcccattttttttttttttaagatagagagTGAGCAAATGGGTAGGATGGGGAgctcagagggaggaagagaattcTAATTAGGCTCCACGCACAGTGAGTGGCTCAACATACtctatcttaggaccctgagatcatgatctgagcagaaaagcagagttggaagcttaaccagcCCAGTCACCCAGGTGCTGCATAAGCAActagctcttgatctcagctcagctcttgatttcagggtcatgagtttaagccccatgttgtcTCTatcctgtgcatggagcctaccttttttttttttttttttataaaaagctttCTGTGTAGTAATAATTACTCCAAGCAATCAAAAGACAGTTGGCAAATTGTAAAAATACATGTGACATTTCAGGCAAAACACTAACTTTCTTAATACAGAAGTACTCTTATAAATTAATAGGAAAAATGCAAGtgacacaaagaaaaaataatttgcaaataatataaatcagcactttacagaaaaatatatacaaatagatGTAAATATCAAAGTGCTCAACCTCATTTATAAACAAATGCATattgaaacaaaacacaaaaggagttatattttacttatcagattattcaaaagaattaaaaattgagTAATACAGTAACAATGAGGCTATGGGCAAGGaaatactttctctctttttttaagtttttatttaaattccagctaatgcagtgtaatactagtttgaggtgtacagtacagtgattcaacccttccatacaacaccctgtgctcatcacaacaggtacactccttaatccctatcacgtATTTCACCCACCCTTCCATCCCcctccctctgataaccatcagttctccatatttaagagtctgtttcttggtttgcttttctctctctctcttttccctttgcttgtttgttttattttctaaagttccacatatgagtgcaatcatatggtattagtctttctctgactgacttatttcacttagcataaaatactctctagcttcatccatgtcattgcaggcaagatttcatttgtttttatggctgagtaatattcattgtatatctgtatcacattttctttatccattcactaccAGTTGATGGTCACTttggctgtttccataatttggctattgtagattactataaacattggggtgcatgtatccctttgaattagtatttttgtatttttttggtaaatacctagtagtgctgtggctggattgtagggtagttctacttttagccttttgaggaacctccatactgttttccagagtggttgcgtcagtttgcattcccaccaacagtgcaagaggggtcccctttctccacatcctcgccaataccagttatttcttgtgttgttgattttagccattctgacaggtgtgaggtaatatcacattatagttttgatttgcatgggAAGGAGGTACTTTGGTCTACTGTTATTGTGAGGACAAATTGGTACACATAACCCTGTGAAGGACAATTAGCAATGTCTATTAAAATTAACCATATGGAAAACTTCTCATGCAGATGTTCTACTTTTAgaaatttatgtaaatgaatatatatcCACAAGTCAGAAAAGATTGTATGCAAGTTGTTGCAGCATAATTTATAATGATAGAAAATTTGGGGACAACCTAAATATACAATAGAGAAATACCATTCAGCCCTTAAAAAATGAGATTGATATATTGTTAAAAAGTACAGAATAAACCATATTCCTCCATTTGTGTCAAACAACAGAATTAGATTACTGTTAaagcacatatacatatataaatgcatgGAGATTCTGGAAAGTAAGAGACTCCTAAtggaggtaatttttaaaaaaagatttttatttatctctttgacagagagagtgagcacaagcaggatgaGCAGCAGgtagaatgagagggagaagcaggctcccaatggggagaTTGATGCGAGGCTCCAACCTAAGACCCTGgcatcattacctgagctgaaggtagatacttgactgactgagccacccaggagcccctggaggtAATTTTGAGAAAGAACTGGCCAAGGGCTGTAGTAGGAAGGAACTCCCTGTTCTGTTTAAAGTTTTTCCCCTGCATATATgctattttattacaaaaaaagaaaggaagaacagtaAATTGCTCTTGACAATACGGATCATCGAAGGAAGTCTGGTGTCCTGTGGGGAGAAGCCATCCTTCTAACCTTTTACAGAATGGCTGCTCTCCAAATAAAGCACACCATAAAATATCTCAGTGACTCATTTATACATTTGTGATTGTATAGTTTCTCTGGTTCACTTTCTACTTGACCAAATATGCATTTGGGTTTGCCAGAAATGGACTTTGAAGTGTAAGACCAGACTTTTTACCCTAATCCTGTTTCCCCTCTGACTTGTAGAATAAGCTCACTTTTGGTGTGGTTCTGCAGAGGAGAAAATCCTGCAGATAAGAAGGTGGGGTGAGAGTGCTAATGATAGAGAGAGGTGAAGAAAGTCTGTATGTTAAGTGTCATTATCTGACTTTGGTGGCAGCCTATGGGAGGTTATTTCAGGACCAAAGTGGGGATTAGCCATTGGACTGCAAACATTGCCCTATTGTTAGGGAGACTTGAAATTTGAAATAGAGATGATAGAGGGGGAGATGTGTGTGctttagggatatatatatatgatgacaTAGCCATCTCTTTTAGTGTGAGGAATATGAActcaaaaggggggggggattggCATTTGATTGAATTCAGCTTCTGAAAATGGAATTTATCTTAAACAAGTTTTTTCTTGTAGGTAAGTCATCCTGCcattgaaaccttttttttttttttttttttttaaagtagacatataaaacaaaaaaaggcagttTTTCAGTCACAATAGTTTGCAGTTttagattatgtatttttttgcttctttctacTTCCTAATCTTTCTCCACCTTCCTCAAGCTGCTTGCAGTTCAGGcatactaggttttttttttttatttttttatttttttatttttattattattttttttaataatagctaacattttttttttaaatttttatttatttatgatagttacagagagagagagagaggcagagacacaggcagagggagaagcaggctccatgcaccgggagcccgatgtgggattcgatcccgggtctccaggatcacgccctgggccaaaggcaggcgccaaaccgctgcgccaccagggatcccaggtttttttttttttttttaactgaagtataatgGATACATGTCTTAGGAATGTAACATGAGGATTCCACAAAtctgtatgttatgctatgctcacaagtgtagctaccatctgacACCCTGCAATGCTATTACAGtatattccttatatatttcCTGTGCTGTGTCTTTTATACCCATGACTTATTAATTCCAtacctggaagcctgtatctcgcTCTCACCTTTATCCATTTTGTCCATCCTCCTTGCCCTCCTCCCTGCTAGTAgccatcagttttttctctgtatttatgggtctgtttctgtttttgatttgtttattcatttggtttGTACATTCTACATACacatgaaatcatatggtatttgtctctctctctctctctctctctctctcttatttcacttagcatcataccctttaggtccatccacattgctgcaaatggcaaaaatataattttttatggctgactaatactccattgtatatatatgccacctcttctttatccattcatctattgatggacccttgggttgcttccgtatcttggctattgtaaatattgcttcaataaacataggggtgcatatatctttttgaattagtgtttttattttcttcgggtaaatacctactagtggaattactggatcatattgtatttctgtttttaatttttgagaaacctccatactgttttctgtaatGACCAcctcaatttacattcccaccaacagtgcacaagggtttctttttctccacatcctcaccaacacttgttatttcttgtctttttgattctagccattctgacatgtgtagggtgatatctcattgcggttttaatttgcattttgctgatgattagtgatgatcATCTTTCTATGTATTGTTGGCCACCTGTgggtcttctttggaaacatggCTACTGAGattctctgcctattttttaattggattatttgtggtttttttggtataaggtctttatatattttggatattaacgcttattggatatatcatttgcaactgtcttctcccattcagtaggttgtctttttgttttgttgattgtttccttggctgtgcaaaagctttttatttttgtgtaatccCAAAAGTTTATCAGACATACCTTAATGAATATCTTCCTGGTTGAATTTTCTTTGGTAgaatgcctcttttttttaacatcaaaaattatttattatcctGTTTCCTaaccatctatttattttttattt
Protein-coding regions in this window:
- the LOC140635708 gene encoding large ribosomal subunit protein eL31-like translates to MAPAKKGGEKKGRSAINEVLTREYTINIHKRIHGVGFKKRAPLALKEIQKFAMKEMGTPDVCIDTRLTKAVWAKGIRNVPYCIRVQLSRNRNKNEDSPKKLYTLVTYVLVTTFKNLQTVNVDEN